The genomic segment tatttaattaaactaatattttaatataatataatatatttaaatatttttaattgattttgaatactatttttatttttattattattacttttattttagttattttattttacttttttaataaaattattataaaatataaataatattttaatagttattaaattagaaaagtataataaataatattattatttttaattaaattaaatatttattaaattttaaataaaaagctattaacatattttactgtatccaataaataagtttttaaaaattttgtttttatttaaaatttaatatctgtttaatttattgtaatattttaatataatttaatatatttgaatatattaaatcaaattttatattattgttattattattttattttttaattttatcattattacttttattttagttatttgatttttatttatttaatataactattattataatataaatcatattttaataattattaaaatataaaattatattaaataatatttaaattttatattaaattattattaaaatggtGCAGagaaattttaataagaaaaaaaaatgaaaagatatttattaaagtgtctttaataaggagaaaaaaacaaaaatatatttattaagaaatagaatttttagaaaagttaaaGATCAAATATCATaaggttaaaaatgaaatttttgaagaTGTAGGAAGAGAGGTTGGAGCTGTAGAATGAACCACTCACATATATATTGCCCCACAAATCGAGAAGCTATGAAGTTCACCGATCACCATGTGCCACCGGTCCATGTGACTGACCACCATTCTGCACGCTTCGGGGTAGGCACAGTCGCATGCACAGCAAAAGTTCTGCTCCTCACAGTAATCATCAATACATCCCCGACAACTATTTTGGTCCACAAGTTCTAATCTCAATGCTTTCATTTGACATAGTCTCGACTGTTCGATtcgtaataaatttaaatgtattatcTATTGGAGTTTTTATCGGTAGTTAATATATTATCACTTAAAGTTTTATGTATAGTTAAAATGTATTACTTATTGAAATTTAATGGATAGTTAATATACTTCTCGTTTGAGTCTTAGGAATAATCTcgtttttgtttcatttgaatACAATAGTTAAgaatatgtttataaattatattgttgttgattgcataaacaaaaacaataacataCTTAAATACGATTTTTCACAAGAGAgatttatttatctataaattagAATCAACGCTAGAAGGTTTGAGTGTCTaagtgtttgaaaaaaaaagagagaaagtgagataGTAAATCTTATAAAGAGTGTGTCGTTGTTCAAATTGACAAAGGCAAGCAATTATAACAATTTGAGTCGCCATATGAAGTCTCTTCTTAACTTCCAAGACAATTTGGGAGGTGATGAAAAACGGTTATGAAGAATTAACAAACACCACAAATTGGTTGAATGTCCAAATGAATGCATTGAAAGCATGGCCTATGAAGGATAGGGCTGCTTTGTACATACTGTATTCAGTtgtttataaattcaaatttgagaATTTCGCAAGTGTGAAATCTTTAAAAGAAGCATGGGATACACTATAGAAGACTTATTAGGGGGATGATTGAGTCTTCAACTTCAAACACTTAGGAGCAAGTTGAAGTgcatgaagatgaagaagactTAAGGAATAGTTGAGTACATAACTTGAGTAGAAATCATGGTAAACCAACTTGGCAGAAATGGAGAGACACTACCTACTAGCCAAGTTGTGGAGAAAATCTTGAAGTGGTTAACCGACAACTTTGAGAATGTGGTGCGCACGATTGATCTAAGGACTTGTCAACACTAAGAGCTCATCAAATCTCTTTAGGCGcacaaagtaaaagaaaaagaagtgggaGCCACTTGATCAATTACtccaaacaaatatattaactaaaatcaTAACACTCAAGGTAGAGGACAAGACCAAGGAGGTATAGGAAGTGGTTCTGGTGGTAGAAGTTGAAgacaagaaaaagagaaagaataatCCAGCAAAAAAAAGTAATGCGAAAGAGTACGAGATCCATGAAGAGGAGATCGATAAATAAACTCAAATATTGAGTGCTTTGAATGTGGCAAATATGACCATGCAAAGGAGTGCTACTTGGACAAGTGTTTAGTTGTGTCGATCCAAGAATGGAAGAGAAGAAACAAGCAACTTTCTCACATATGATGTTGAAGAGAAAAATACTATGTTGTTAATGATGCAAAAGTTGGAAATTGGTCTAAGTTCAGGGACCATTCATACAATGCTTGGAGTCGTTCTTAACATGGGTAATAGCTTGGGCACCAAGTACATAGAACTGAACAACTTAGTAAGATATTTGAGTTTCTCAGGTAACCTAGTAAGGCGCATGGATATCTCAATAGCCCCGTAAGGGCTATGGAGAGTTCGATAGAGCACACAAATAACTTGGTAGGGAGCCCAGGTAGCTTAGTGGAACATTTAAATATCATGAATAAGCCAATGGAGTAAGTGGAGGGCTTGAATAACTAGATGATGCGTATGGAAAGCTCAATGATGCATCTATACAACTCATATATCTCAAACATGTACAAATACGAGCTTGTTATTCAAAGGTTAACTTGCAAAAGGTGATTTGCAACATAGAACAGAAAAAGGAGGTTACAGACAATGCAATCTTACATGCAAGCTTATAGAAACAAGCAAGTTTTGCATAAGTGACGCTTGAAACTTGAGCAAGATGTTTCAAGATTGCAAGAATAGTTGCAAGCTAAGAAATATCTTTGAGTTGCATTGAATGAGAAGTGGTGACTTAAAATAGATGAAGAGATCAATGCGATTAAGCATAAAAATACATGAGCGTGGTTTGATCTTTGAAAAGGAGCTCGATCTTATTGGGACAATCAGTATCGCGCAACAGAGTAAAAGCGTTTAATAAACGAGCGTGTTACGGTCAATAACCAagttaaaaatagtgaaatggttctttttaaattcatgattttctttcaagacttttattaaatagtttgAATGCTAAACAGATACGgttaaagaaaatcaacacagaaaatttttatcctggttcgaataaaaagattctacgtccagtcgttaatcactcaCTATAAACAATTATTAACTTTTGACTAAAATATTAAGATTACAATAGGATGAAATAAAGAGTAAGAACAAAAGAGTAAGAacagaaaacaccttccttcgaaaAACGAACGGAAGAATCTgctcaatcaacttgaagagaattGCTTCGACCTTAGACCCACTAAGCGCAAGCTTCTCTTATTCACAAGACTTGTATGAGCAAACtaacacttgagaacttcctcagacaaattCTGTATTCTCAAAGGACCTAGATTCCTTCTCACTCtcttcccttaggcacacagctctaatactctcaaaatgaaaagattctttctaagagctgtgaagacctctatttataagcttAGGTTCGTGCAGGGttagaaactgaaaagacatctcccaactgccagtgataatcgattatttgtgtccgttatggggttttcaaaaagagataattgattatcctgaggaataatcgattatttgcacgACTTAGGCAATACTGACTCagactggaataatcgattatttgcgcaagcaattctttttcaaatgaaCACGTGATAATCGACTATTacaccaaataatcgattatctgtgcaAACTTTCTAAAGACAGGAAAACTTCTAAGTGTTTACATCAACAAAGTTGTTCCTATTACAATTTATTCtacaaaaatgcttttaaaataaatacaacaagAGTCTTGAAGTTCTTgatcttgtagcatcatcaaaaccataataTCTTTAAGACACCAATGGTCCACATTGGTAACAGATCTATTACAAGAACCTAGTTAATAACAAGTAAGCTATAGtgagagtaaaaaaaaagttgactACGGTGAGAGAAAAGAACAAGTCAGCCATTGTGAAAGTGAAGAACAAGTTGACCATCCAGATAGTGAAGAAATCACTATTGATAAAAGAAGCAAGCACGATGTGCGTTTTCATTCATTTGagaacaagaaagtaaatattaGTGATTGCACATGGAAAGTTGCGATGAAGGATAGAAGAAGTGAGATGAAGGACAAAATAACCATTTAAGTTTACAAGGTAGTTTTGTTGGGTTTCGAATAAACTTAAATGTATTAGGCATTAGAGTCTTTATGTGTAGTTAATTTATTAGCCGTCGGAATCTTATGGGTAACTAGTGTATTAGTCATTGGAGTCTTAGGACACTTAATCTATTAGTtggttttataaatttttgtctATTAAAGTACAATGGTTAGAAAATCATAAGTCAATAAATTGTATTGTTAATTGTATGAATAACACAACAACATAGATGAATAAGTTTTCTCAAAGGGGAGATTTATTTGTTTACAACAATTCACAGGTAGAGATGGTAAAAATACACACGTCTTTGGATATTTACAACTAAAATCTACTATTGGAAGTAAATGGATAGTTCACACGAATACTCACAAATAatgaataacaaataatttaataccTGCCTGTAAACGAATTAAATGTGATCATTATATTATCCGTATCTATAACTATTTATCacaagtaaaaaattaaaattaaaattatattatattttataatttttataattttatttacatttcattttaaaaatctataaattattttttttaaaaaccccGTGATATCATGAATAATCTcaagttttaaaaaatctattaatatttttaaagggATATATGGGTAACGAGAGATTTTAATGTGAGTATGGATAGAAACTTCCCGTATCTGAACTCTTGTCAACACTTACTCACAAGTAGGGAAACATATATATCTATTCGTGTGgtgcttttgtttattttatggaCCCCAGTACGCTAACAAGAAATTTTAACAATTCTTTTACAATTTACTAcgtattattttattggttcgtattttatttgaaagaaaaatcaaaaattacATAACtcgttgtaaaaaagttgttaaaaaagtgttcagaagaatatttttttttattaataactaaTAATGCTCTTGGTTATTGTgttgagaaaattaaaatatctttacaatattgaagagaaaatgatataGATGCTATATGGGATGAAGCTTTAAGGATTTTACTCATCAAGTGCAGGTTTCAAGCTAATTGGGTATATTTTTGTGTAAAGTTGACGCGGTGAAAAGAACTctttcctagaaaattaagctGTGTTTTATAATTGAAGTGTTTCAAGTGGTTGATGTAGGAGCCAAGATGATAAAGGGTCTCACGCATAATAACACGTTGCATACTATGAGTTTAACAGAGTCAGTGAGCATGAGGTCCATGTCACATTAAAAAAGGTCCAGTTTCACACTGTCAACGTGAAACACCCCACTCCATTTTACAAGGCAACCACTCTATTTATCCACAGCTTGCACCCTCCTAGATGCACAAAAATCACacttacacacacacacacacacaaaaactaAGTCACCATGAACAACTTCACACTAGCATCCATTTTGACTGTCCTTTCTGCATTACTCTTCTTTGCAACTCATTTGACTAACACCCCAACAAGAGCCACACAGAAACACCTCCATTTCCAAAAGCACATACAAGTAGCTCAATCCACGTGCCAAGGAACACTCTACCCCGAACTATGTGTCTCAACCCTTGCCACATTCCCAGATCTTACCTCAAAATCTCTCCCACAACTCATTTCTTCTGTGGTCAACCATACCATCTACGAGGTAAAATCATCCTTCTACAACTGCAGCAGCCTCAAAAAGAAGATCAGAAACCTCAACCCACTTGATCAGAGAGCCCTCGATGACTGTCTCAAACTGTTCGAAGACACAAACCTGGAACTCAAAGCCACCATCGATGATCTCTCCAAGAGCACCATTGGGTCCAAGCGCCACCATGACTTGCAGACTCTGCTCAGCGGAGCAATGACCAACTTATACACGTGCCTCGACGGCTTTGCTTACAGCAAGGGGCGCGTCAGAGACAGAATCGAGAAGAAGTTGCTTGAGATATCGCATCACATGAGCAACTCCTTGGCCATGCTGAAGAAAGTTCCTGAAGTGAAGAAAACAACTTCGAAATCTGAGGTTTTCCCCGAATATGGAAAGATGAAAAAGGGTTTCCCCTCGTGGGTGTCCCCCAATGACAGAAAGCTTCTCCAAGCGTCTGTGGATGAAACCAAGTTCGATCTCGTCGTTGCCAAAGATGGCACTGGCAATTTCACCACCATAGGGGAAGCACTTGCTGTGGCTCCCAACTCCAGCACAACCAGGTACGTAACataaaagttttttctttaCGTGAAATTGATGTTATCATGAATTACaaaattgaaacataaaaattatGAGAAGTTTAAAAAATCATTGTATAACTTTGCAACTAATAATGTAACTATAAATGTTGACTTTATGCATCAttgtattatgtttattttcacATAAGATTGAACACGACACAGTTGTTAAACATGTTAATTATATCTGTGTTGTTAAATGTGTGTGATGACAGGTTTGTGATACACATAAAGGAGGGGGCATATTTCGAGAATGTGGAAGTGATCAGGAAGCAGACGAATCTGATGTTTGTTGGAGACGGCATTGGGAAGACAGTAGTGAAAGGTAGTAGGAACGTTGTGGACGGGTGGACAACTTTTCAATCAGCTACTGTTGGTacgtcttcttcttccttccttcctTCGGTTAATATcggattaattttttaacttactTCTGCTTCAGTGGTTTGAAATTGCACCttaatttgaaagaagaaagaaaagaaaagataaattagGGAAGGCTATAATAATCACTGTGGTATCTAGTTAGATTTAATCAGTAGTTTTGTCACTTATTAAATGGTATACCTGCTATGTCAAAGACAGAAAAAATCATTAGAAAAGGTTGGAACAAGAGAAACAAAATGGCAAC from the Vigna angularis cultivar LongXiaoDou No.4 chromosome 3, ASM1680809v1, whole genome shotgun sequence genome contains:
- the LOC108343929 gene encoding pectinesterase, encoding MNNFTLASILTVLSALLFFATHLTNTPTRATQKHLHFQKHIQVAQSTCQGTLYPELCVSTLATFPDLTSKSLPQLISSVVNHTIYEVKSSFYNCSSLKKKIRNLNPLDQRALDDCLKLFEDTNLELKATIDDLSKSTIGSKRHHDLQTLLSGAMTNLYTCLDGFAYSKGRVRDRIEKKLLEISHHMSNSLAMLKKVPEVKKTTSKSEVFPEYGKMKKGFPSWVSPNDRKLLQASVDETKFDLVVAKDGTGNFTTIGEALAVAPNSSTTRFVIHIKEGAYFENVEVIRKQTNLMFVGDGIGKTVVKGSRNVVDGWTTFQSATVAVVGEGFIAKGITFENSAGPDKHQAVALRSGADFSAFFRCSFVGYQDTLYVHSLRQFYRECDIYGTVDFIFGNAAVVFQNCNLYARKPNENQKNLFTAQGREDPNQNTGISILNCKIAAASDLIPVKSSFKSYLGRPWKTYSRTVYLKSYMEDLIDPAGWLEWNETFALDTLYYGEYMNKGPGSNTSARVTWPGYRVINSSTEATQFTVAQFIQGNDWLNTTGIPFFSGLS